The Actinomycetota bacterium genome includes a region encoding these proteins:
- the rlmH gene encoding 23S rRNA (pseudouridine(1915)-N(3))-methyltransferase RlmH: MRIKVIVIGKIKERYLREGIDDYKTRLSRFAKIEVVELPEEDIGQLSESEVKEREAAKIRKQLSGSWFTVALDRGGEELSSPGLAHRIEMLMVGGTSSMAFIIGGPLGLAEEILKAADMRFSISKLTYTHQLARVLLLEQLYRSFKIIRGEPYHY, encoded by the coding sequence GTGCGGATAAAGGTCATCGTTATAGGTAAAATAAAAGAGCGCTATTTAAGGGAGGGCATCGACGACTACAAGACCCGGCTTTCCCGGTTCGCGAAAATCGAAGTCGTCGAGTTGCCCGAAGAGGATATCGGGCAGTTGTCCGAGAGCGAGGTAAAAGAGCGCGAAGCGGCTAAAATTCGCAAGCAGCTCTCCGGTTCGTGGTTTACCGTCGCCTTGGATCGCGGGGGAGAAGAGCTTTCTTCGCCCGGGCTGGCGCATAGGATAGAGATGCTGATGGTCGGGGGCACCAGCAGCATGGCGTTTATTATCGGCGGCCCACTCGGCCTTGCTGAGGAAATCCTCAAAGCGGCGGACATGCGCTTTTCGATCTCCAAACTCACCTATACGCACCAACTCGCACGGGTGTTACTTCTTGAGCAGCTCTACCGGTCGTTCAAGATAATCAGGGGCGAACCGTATCATTATTAA
- the lysA gene encoding diaminopimelate decarboxylase: MVLPVTSKVNSKGHLEIGGCDAVELVKEYGTPLFVMDEETIRGQCRAYMAAFASKTEDFEVIYASKAFISVAMCRLAQEEGLSLDVMSGGELYTAVKAGFPVAKAFFHGNNKTPAELNLALEHGVGRIVVDGFHELELLDTIAAEKGMTQDILLRITPGIKPQTHNFIQTGQLDSKFGFGLHDGLAMSAVKKALTLGNIDLKGIHAHIGSQIFELGSFAKAIEIIMGFVHDIEEETGFVVGELNTGGGLGIKYKAVDEPSTIEEYAGVIVAGVKEQAARLGLAVPRIMVEPGRSIVANAGVTLYTVGTIKDIPGIRTYVSVDGGMSDNLRPMLYGAVYEALLANRVEDEAHALVTVAGKHCESGDILVRDTMLPYPKAGDILCTPATGAYGYMMANNYNRQPRPPVIMVKEGAARVIVRGETLDDLVRLDTGL, encoded by the coding sequence TTGGTCTTGCCGGTTACATCAAAGGTTAATTCAAAAGGCCACTTGGAAATAGGCGGTTGTGACGCGGTGGAACTCGTCAAGGAGTACGGCACGCCGCTTTTTGTCATGGATGAGGAGACGATTCGCGGGCAATGCCGCGCCTATATGGCGGCGTTTGCGAGCAAGACCGAAGATTTCGAGGTCATTTACGCGAGCAAAGCGTTTATATCGGTCGCGATGTGCCGGTTGGCGCAAGAAGAGGGTCTGTCGCTGGATGTCATGTCCGGAGGCGAGCTGTACACCGCCGTAAAAGCGGGTTTTCCTGTCGCGAAAGCTTTTTTTCACGGCAACAACAAGACCCCCGCCGAGCTTAACCTGGCGTTGGAGCATGGGGTCGGCCGAATAGTCGTCGACGGTTTTCACGAACTCGAACTGCTCGACACGATAGCGGCTGAAAAAGGTATGACCCAGGATATTCTCTTGCGAATCACGCCGGGGATAAAACCCCAGACCCACAACTTTATTCAGACCGGCCAGCTCGATAGCAAGTTCGGGTTTGGCCTCCATGACGGCCTGGCGATGAGCGCGGTAAAAAAGGCGCTGACACTCGGCAATATCGACCTAAAAGGAATCCACGCGCATATCGGGTCGCAAATATTCGAACTCGGCTCGTTCGCCAAAGCGATAGAGATAATCATGGGGTTCGTCCACGATATCGAGGAAGAGACCGGCTTTGTCGTGGGTGAACTAAATACCGGCGGCGGCTTGGGTATCAAATACAAGGCGGTCGATGAGCCGTCGACCATCGAGGAGTACGCGGGTGTCATCGTCGCCGGCGTCAAAGAGCAAGCGGCGCGCCTCGGGCTCGCGGTTCCGAGAATCATGGTCGAGCCCGGCCGCTCGATAGTCGCGAATGCCGGAGTCACGCTTTACACGGTCGGCACCATCAAGGATATTCCCGGTATTCGCACTTACGTCTCGGTCGATGGCGGGATGTCGGACAATTTGCGCCCGATGCTATATGGCGCGGTATACGAAGCGCTCCTCGCTAACAGGGTGGAGGACGAAGCGCACGCGCTCGTGACGGTGGCCGGAAAGCATTGCGAGTCCGGCGATATTTTGGTGCGAGATACGATGTTGCCGTACCCGAAAGCGGGGGATATACTCTGCACGCCGGCGACCGGCGCTTATGGGTATATGATGGCCAACAACTATAATCGCCAGCCGCGCCCGCCGGTTATCATGGTAAAAGAGGGGGCGGCCCGCGTAATAGTTCGGGGTGAGACCCTCGATGACCTGGTCAGGCTCGATACCGGGCTTTAA
- a CDS encoding trypsin-like peptidase domain-containing protein has translation MEERRDFEEKEVEVREGLSEPLEVGSAPSQSSPKTAESRFRGDGKRNISALIIALAFVSAIVGGVVATYLVPYMYGSSPAAVFGGGSGISGNGATEIIAVDKGAVSPVTAVAKKLRPSIVNINVRQSIEEPFHPDVVSGAGSGVIYREDGYILTNNHVVSGAKDIFVTVGTDEIKGTLVGADRETDLAVIKIKRKGLPAAEFGSTKDLQVGEIAVAIGSPFGFEHTVTSGIISALNRTVSIPDSRGNEVTTYTDLIQTDAPINPGNSGGALSDAKGRVIGINTLIISSSGVTEGVGFAIPSETVRNVADQLIEKGKASHPYMGIQGSNIDDVLVDTSELAVSNGAIVLDVLKGTPAEKAGLKKNDVITAIDGEKIETMDELLVLIRQKKVGDKIELTYYRGKDKKTVELTLVEKPKR, from the coding sequence TTTCGAGGAAAAAGAGGTCGAGGTACGGGAAGGGCTATCCGAGCCTTTAGAGGTTGGCTCGGCTCCGTCGCAGAGTTCGCCTAAGACCGCGGAGAGTCGATTCCGCGGCGACGGCAAGCGCAATATCTCCGCCTTAATCATCGCGCTGGCGTTTGTCAGTGCCATAGTCGGCGGGGTGGTCGCGACATATCTGGTGCCGTATATGTACGGAAGCTCGCCTGCGGCTGTCTTTGGCGGGGGGTCGGGCATATCCGGCAATGGCGCAACTGAGATTATAGCCGTCGATAAGGGAGCGGTTTCGCCGGTAACGGCGGTCGCGAAGAAACTCCGGCCGTCGATAGTAAATATCAACGTACGTCAATCCATAGAGGAGCCGTTCCATCCCGATGTCGTCAGCGGTGCGGGCTCGGGCGTCATCTATAGGGAAGACGGATACATTTTGACCAATAACCATGTCGTTTCGGGCGCGAAGGATATATTCGTCACTGTCGGCACCGATGAGATAAAAGGGACCCTAGTCGGTGCCGATCGGGAGACGGACCTCGCCGTAATAAAAATAAAGCGGAAAGGACTTCCGGCTGCCGAGTTTGGCTCGACCAAAGACTTGCAGGTAGGAGAGATTGCCGTCGCCATCGGCAGCCCGTTCGGATTCGAGCACACCGTAACGTCCGGCATTATCAGCGCCCTGAACAGGACCGTGAGCATCCCTGATTCGCGCGGGAATGAAGTCACGACATATACCGACCTTATCCAGACCGACGCGCCGATAAACCCCGGAAACAGCGGTGGTGCGCTCAGCGATGCCAAGGGTAGGGTCATCGGCATAAACACGCTCATCATATCGAGCAGCGGCGTGACCGAGGGCGTCGGTTTTGCCATACCTTCGGAGACCGTGCGGAATGTCGCCGACCAACTAATCGAAAAAGGCAAGGCGAGCCACCCGTATATGGGTATCCAGGGGAGCAACATCGATGACGTGCTCGTCGACACCTCTGAACTCGCGGTCTCAAATGGCGCTATCGTCCTCGACGTGCTCAAGGGGACCCCGGCTGAAAAAGCAGGCTTGAAGAAGAACGACGTCATAACCGCGATAGACGGCGAGAAGATCGAGACGATGGACGAGTTGCTCGTCTTAATCAGGCAGAAGAAAGTCGGCGATAAGATAGAGCTGACCTACTACCGGGGTAAAGACAAGAAAACGGTAGAGCTTACCCTCGTCGAGAAACCGAAGCGGTAG
- a CDS encoding BlaI/MecI/CopY family transcriptional regulator codes for MTKKTVRIRKNRVGVGSGLGELEADIMRVVWQLGGATVKDVFEELYPDKHLAYTTIMTVMSRLANKNVLKQDRSGTAYMYTPNVSQEDMANSMITQVVEKVMGGRVAPVVSFLLDKGDIDEKELDRIKQAIRDKKKELAAK; via the coding sequence GTGACAAAAAAGACAGTCCGAATCAGAAAGAACCGGGTTGGGGTAGGTTCCGGCCTGGGGGAACTTGAAGCCGACATCATGAGAGTCGTATGGCAACTCGGCGGCGCGACCGTCAAGGATGTTTTCGAAGAACTCTATCCCGACAAGCACTTAGCATACACGACCATTATGACCGTGATGAGCCGCTTGGCCAATAAGAACGTGCTCAAACAAGACCGCTCCGGCACCGCATACATGTATACGCCCAATGTAAGCCAGGAGGACATGGCCAATTCGATGATCACGCAGGTCGTCGAGAAGGTTATGGGCGGCCGGGTCGCTCCGGTTGTCTCGTTTCTGCTCGACAAAGGCGATATCGATGAGAAAGAACTCGATAGAATCAAGCAGGCTATCCGGGACAAAAAGAAAGAACTCGCGGCAAAATAG
- a CDS encoding homoserine dehydrogenase — translation MNKKIGIGIIGFGTVGSGVYRILSAKASKLARRLGADLRVVLVAEKARELLEGKVPVEKQSGDANEVINHPDVDIVVEVIGGIEPAYTFIKNALENGKHVVTANKALMASRGGALLELAERKGVDLFFEASVGGGIPIIRPLKYCLAGNTISRVMGIVNGTTNYILTKMVDEGMPLAAALKEAQDLGFAEADPTADVEGDDAAAKIAILASIAFNSRVVPEQVYTEGIMDITQADIAYAKEMGYAIKLLALAKEDEDGVDVRVHPAMIPADHPLAQVSGVMNAIFVEGDAVGEVMFYGPGAGSLPAASAIVGDVFEVALNISLNKVGSAACSCFESKKVKAIDEVTSRYYMRLEAADRPGVLAKISQVFGEDGVSIESVIQKNTRGDGAELVFGFYMVKEKNFRESLKKIERLDVVNKICNVIRVEE, via the coding sequence TTGAATAAGAAGATCGGCATCGGAATCATAGGTTTCGGCACGGTAGGCTCGGGAGTCTACCGGATACTGAGCGCAAAAGCATCGAAGCTGGCGCGGCGCTTAGGTGCCGACCTGCGCGTTGTCTTAGTCGCCGAGAAGGCGCGGGAGCTTCTCGAGGGCAAAGTACCGGTCGAGAAGCAGTCGGGCGACGCCAACGAGGTCATCAATCATCCCGACGTGGATATCGTGGTCGAGGTGATAGGGGGCATCGAGCCCGCTTACACCTTTATCAAAAACGCGCTCGAAAACGGCAAACACGTCGTCACCGCGAACAAAGCGTTGATGGCGAGCCGGGGCGGCGCGCTCCTTGAACTCGCCGAGAGAAAAGGCGTAGACCTCTTTTTCGAAGCCAGCGTCGGCGGGGGCATCCCGATAATACGACCGCTCAAATATTGCCTGGCAGGTAATACTATCTCTCGGGTGATGGGCATTGTAAACGGCACCACTAACTATATCCTCACCAAGATGGTCGATGAGGGGATGCCGCTCGCGGCGGCGCTCAAGGAAGCGCAGGATTTGGGATTCGCGGAGGCCGACCCTACGGCCGATGTCGAGGGCGACGATGCCGCGGCTAAGATAGCGATTTTGGCATCGATTGCGTTTAACAGCCGGGTCGTTCCCGAGCAGGTCTACACCGAGGGTATCATGGATATAACGCAGGCGGATATCGCGTACGCCAAGGAAATGGGGTACGCGATTAAACTGCTCGCGCTGGCCAAAGAGGACGAAGACGGGGTCGACGTGCGGGTTCATCCCGCGATGATTCCGGCGGACCATCCGCTCGCGCAGGTCTCCGGTGTGATGAACGCCATCTTTGTCGAGGGCGACGCGGTCGGCGAGGTCATGTTTTACGGGCCGGGCGCGGGGAGCCTGCCCGCGGCGAGTGCCATCGTCGGCGATGTCTTTGAAGTGGCGCTCAATATCAGCCTCAACAAAGTCGGCAGCGCGGCCTGCAGTTGTTTCGAGAGCAAGAAGGTCAAAGCTATCGATGAGGTAACGTCGCGCTACTATATGCGCTTGGAAGCGGCCGATAGGCCCGGAGTGCTCGCCAAAATATCGCAGGTCTTCGGCGAGGACGGCGTGAGCATCGAGAGCGTTATCCAGAAAAACACCCGCGGTGACGGCGCGGAACTCGTTTTCGGTTTTTATATGGTCAAAGAGAAGAACTTTAGGGAATCACTAAAGAAGATAGAGCGGCTGGATGTCGTCAATAAAATCTGTAATGTGATAAGGGTGGAAGAGTAA
- a CDS encoding arginine--tRNA ligase → MINERLAELIRDALLRAQRDERLPAVEIPQIVLERPREKAHGDWSTNIAMVLAGQAQMPPRAVAQVIAEALGDDTSINKVEIAGAGFINFYLSNDWLYEVLRDIEREGESFGHSTAGRGERVQVEFVSANPVGPMHIGHGRWAAVGDTLANVLTARGYDVEREFYINDFGNQMNIFGKSVATRYVQLLGRDVPFPEEGYRGEYIRDIAREISAAEGDAYLDIAESERESLFLERSYKQVLEHLKLTLEKMGVVFDSWFSERELHASSAVDKAIAGLRESGYVYEEDGAVWFKATAFGEEKDRVLIRANGEPTYFAADIAYHKNKLGRGFDRLINIWGADHHGYIGRMKAAVRALGYPADKLEIIIGQLVNLMRGGEPVRMSKRTGEMVTLDELLEEVGRDAARFFFLMRGTDSPLDFDIELAKEQSNENPVYYVQYAHARISSIVRFAEAEEIDLSGDIDYRRLETEPEFDLIRKLAEWPEVLERAARQRALHPLTAYAQELAAVFHFFYTKCRVVTDDKALSTARMALCDATRTVLRGVLTVLGVAAPERM, encoded by the coding sequence ATGATAAACGAGAGACTGGCCGAACTGATACGCGATGCGCTGCTGCGGGCTCAACGCGATGAGAGACTGCCCGCCGTGGAGATACCCCAAATCGTTCTCGAACGGCCGCGCGAGAAAGCGCACGGCGATTGGTCGACCAATATAGCGATGGTCCTCGCGGGCCAAGCCCAGATGCCCCCGCGAGCGGTGGCGCAAGTCATCGCCGAGGCACTCGGCGATGACACATCTATCAACAAAGTAGAGATAGCCGGCGCCGGGTTTATCAACTTCTACCTGAGCAACGATTGGCTCTACGAGGTCTTGCGGGATATCGAGCGCGAGGGCGAATCGTTTGGCCATTCGACCGCGGGCCGGGGAGAACGTGTCCAGGTCGAGTTCGTCAGCGCCAACCCGGTGGGGCCGATGCATATCGGACACGGCCGCTGGGCGGCGGTCGGCGACACGCTCGCCAATGTCCTGACCGCTCGGGGCTACGATGTGGAGCGCGAGTTCTACATCAACGACTTCGGCAATCAGATGAACATCTTCGGCAAATCGGTCGCGACAAGATACGTCCAGCTCCTCGGTCGAGACGTCCCCTTTCCCGAAGAAGGCTACCGGGGAGAATACATAAGAGACATCGCGCGGGAGATAAGCGCGGCCGAAGGAGACGCGTATCTCGATATCGCGGAGAGCGAGCGTGAATCGCTTTTCTTGGAGCGCTCCTATAAGCAGGTCCTCGAGCATTTGAAACTGACACTGGAAAAAATGGGGGTCGTCTTCGACTCCTGGTTTAGCGAGCGCGAACTCCACGCGTCGTCCGCGGTCGACAAAGCCATTGCCGGGCTGCGCGAAAGCGGTTACGTCTATGAAGAGGACGGGGCGGTCTGGTTTAAGGCGACCGCGTTCGGCGAAGAAAAAGACCGCGTGCTCATACGCGCCAACGGCGAGCCGACCTACTTCGCCGCCGATATCGCTTACCACAAAAACAAGCTCGGGCGAGGATTCGATAGACTGATAAATATCTGGGGCGCCGACCACCACGGCTATATCGGTCGCATGAAAGCGGCTGTGCGGGCGCTCGGCTACCCCGCCGACAAGTTGGAGATAATCATCGGGCAGCTCGTAAACTTAATGCGCGGCGGCGAGCCGGTGCGCATGTCGAAGCGGACCGGCGAGATGGTCACGCTCGACGAGCTTCTAGAGGAGGTCGGTCGAGACGCCGCGCGCTTCTTCTTCCTGATGCGCGGCACCGACAGCCCGCTCGACTTCGATATCGAACTGGCCAAAGAGCAATCGAATGAGAATCCCGTATATTACGTCCAATACGCGCATGCCCGCATATCGAGTATTGTGAGGTTCGCCGAGGCCGAGGAGATCGACCTATCCGGCGATATCGACTACCGGCGGCTGGAGACCGAGCCCGAGTTCGACCTTATCCGAAAACTCGCCGAGTGGCCGGAGGTGCTCGAACGCGCCGCGCGGCAGAGGGCGCTCCATCCGCTCACCGCTTACGCGCAAGAACTCGCCGCGGTCTTCCATTTCTTCTATACCAAATGCCGGGTCGTCACCGACGATAAAGCGTTGTCGACCGCGAGAATGGCCCTCTGCGACGCGACTCGGACGGTTCTGCGAGGCGTCTTGACGGTGCTCGGCGTCGCCGCGCCGGAAAGGATGTAG
- a CDS encoding deoxyribonuclease IV, producing MKLGLHISIAGSLMLAVERARKRNCETIQIFAGNPRNWGRWNPDKHDAADFRAACAQYGISPVVVHAPYLVNLGAPDEKIYDRSKGAIANGLRVCDIIGAPYYVVHTGSSVTSSKPDGMRRVGVALAELIAADDSGVAILLENMAGAGSSLGVTFEELAEIIEIAGGGERLGICFDTCHAFAGGYDLATKTGVEGTLRALDTTLGMARVGLIHANDSKYPLGTAHDRHAAIGEGYIGNAGFDYLLNHPLLTGKPVILETPRQTVADDLKNISVLRDIKGNRLRKTENILDYSRNTQI from the coding sequence ATGAAGCTCGGCCTGCACATCTCTATCGCCGGCTCGCTCATGTTGGCGGTAGAGCGCGCGCGCAAGCGAAATTGCGAGACCATCCAAATCTTCGCCGGCAACCCTCGCAACTGGGGCCGCTGGAACCCCGATAAGCATGATGCGGCGGACTTTAGGGCCGCCTGCGCTCAATACGGGATAAGCCCGGTCGTCGTCCACGCGCCATATCTGGTCAACCTCGGCGCGCCCGATGAGAAAATCTATGACCGCTCCAAGGGGGCGATCGCTAATGGTTTGCGGGTCTGCGATATAATCGGCGCGCCTTACTATGTCGTCCATACCGGCAGCTCGGTCACGTCAAGTAAGCCCGATGGAATGCGTCGTGTCGGAGTCGCTCTCGCCGAGCTTATCGCCGCGGACGACTCCGGCGTGGCGATTCTTCTGGAGAACATGGCCGGAGCCGGCTCGAGCTTGGGTGTCACCTTTGAAGAGCTTGCCGAGATAATAGAGATTGCGGGCGGCGGCGAGCGCCTCGGCATATGCTTCGACACATGTCACGCGTTCGCGGGCGGCTACGACCTCGCGACTAAGACCGGTGTGGAGGGTACCTTGCGCGCACTCGATACGACGCTCGGCATGGCGCGCGTCGGACTCATCCATGCCAACGACTCGAAATACCCGCTGGGCACGGCGCACGACCGCCACGCGGCCATCGGCGAGGGCTATATCGGAAACGCCGGTTTTGACTACCTGCTCAACCATCCGCTGCTCACCGGTAAACCGGTAATCCTGGAGACACCGCGCCAGACAGTCGCCGATGACCTTAAAAACATCTCCGTACTCCGGGATATTAAAGGCAACCGCTTGCGAAAAACGGAAAATATCCTTGATTATTCGCGTAATACCCAAATATAA